In Parasteatoda tepidariorum isolate YZ-2023 chromosome 2, CAS_Ptep_4.0, whole genome shotgun sequence, one DNA window encodes the following:
- the LOC107454442 gene encoding cuticle protein 10.9-like translates to MIFKVALLVAFAVVASAQYHHYPSHGYAHHDEHHDYPHAPQPYDYGYDVKDDYGNKQFRKETGDGKGGVKGSYGYVDAHGIHRQVDYVADHHGFRAQVKTNEPGTANQNPAAVGVHSAAPAHVPAPVHPAPAYAAPAHYAPVHAGPHYAPSHHIPYRVPKYSYY, encoded by the exons ATGATTTTTAAG gtTGCCCTTTTGGTTGCATTTGCTGTGGTGGCTTCAGCACAATACCACCATTACCCATCCCATGGATATGCCCACCATGATGAACATCACGATTAT CCCCATGCACCCCAGCCATATGATTACGGTTATGATGTAAAGGATGATTACGGCAACAAACAATTCCGTAAAGAAACTGGGGATGGAAAAGGAGGTGTCAAGGGTAGTTATGGCTACGTCGATGCTCATGGAATCCACAGACAAGTTGATTACGTAGCTGATCATCATGGATTCAGAGCACAGGTCAAGACCAACGAGCCAGGAACTGCTAACCAAAACCCAGCTGCCGTAGGCGTCCACTCTGCAGCCCCTGCACATGTTCCTGCTCCAGTACACCCCGCACCTGCATACGCAGCCCCTGCACACTATGCCCCAGTGCATGCTGGACCTCACTATGCACCATCTCATCACATTCCCTACAGAGTACCCAAATACTCTTATTATTAG